The genomic window cactcacattttgtgtgtgtgtgtgtgtgtctctctctctccctcaaaaataaacattaaaaaaaaaagtttaatgtgtGGCCAGGGTGAGAACCACGGGGCTAGATGCTGCTGGGTCAGATGACAGCAAGCTGAGGGATGAGAGGAGACTTAACTACTAGTCCCTAGCTTACAATTAGGTTTAGGGGTTATTTAACTGGTAACTACAGCCCGACCCAAAAGAGAGTTAAGTGTGTAAGAGAGGACTCAAAGGAAGAAGGGATTTCTGCCAGggctgcactgtccaatatggtaccatttaaattaaccaaaaaattccgttcctcagtcacactcacatgtagctagtggccaccatattggacaATGCAAATACAGAACGTTTCCATCCTCACAAAAGGGTCTATTGGCCAGAGCTCGGTTAGAGGGACCAAACAGGAGAAGACATTCACAGCTAGATAGCTGAGTGAGAAAGCTGTCCAGACAGACCTGGGTAAAAGCACAGCTGTGGTCAAGATGAAAAATGTTCAAGACTCAGAAAGAAGAATAAATCTGGCTAGAGTGTGATACCTGGGCATGAAAGCCTTGAACCAACAACTCTAAGTAAGAGCAGGGTTCTACAATCAggctacctgggttcaaatcccagctctgtctctaCATGGGTGACCTGGGCCAGTTATTTCTAGgactcagtctcttcatctgtacCATGGGGATAACATTCCCTACCTCATAGGACTGTCGTGAGAATTAAATGCAGTAACATGTATAAATGCCTTATTATAATGGCCATCACATAGAAGTTGCACAATAAATGAAAGCTGTCATTATCATCATTACTCCCAAACACATTCCAGCAAGCTGCGAAAAGTATAATTACCCGTGTGGCTCCTCTGGTGGATTGCCAAAAAGTGATTGTACTTAAACACTTTGCCACAGTCCTTACAACAGGCCTCAGGGCCACCAGGCCGCTTTCTCCTTCCACAGACCCTTCTGGCTGAACTCTGGTCATCTTCATCCCCAACAAGTTTGTAATCTTTAAGTTTAACAGACCTCCGAATCCTCCGCTTGCTGTACCGACTCTGGCTGTCCTGCCCGTCCTGGGTCTTGGGATCACAATTCTCATCTTTTTCAGCAGgcacttcctcccctctccctggctcacaatCTTCTGCGTCTTTTGCTGGAATCTGTTCATTTAGTATACCACTGTCTCCCTCTTTTACCACAAAGTTATGTCTATTTTGAACTGAATTGTTTACTCTCAGCTGTATTTCCTCCTCTGCAGGCAGCTGTGATTTCCCCTCCTGCAAACTGTTGACTTTTCTTGGCCTTCCCCGTTTCCGCTTTGGAGGATCATTTTTCTTATTAGAAATAACAACCACTGGGGCACCAGCAGTGCTCAAAGTCGTTGGCTTTGGGGAGCTATGATTATTTTGGAAATCCGTGTAAGCCTTTACCAGGTCATAGACTTTTAAGAACTGAGCGGTAGCCAGGACCTGTTCCGTACTCTTCTCACTGGCCTGGAGACAACCCGTGTAGATAAATTCCAGCAGCATACCAAACGTGTCAGCAACCATGCCTTCCAGCATATAAATGGACTGACCAATCTCCCCCTCTTCAGCAAACATCATGGAGAAGTATTCACTACTGGCAGCAAGTAAGGCTTTGTGAGCCCGGAAATGCACATTCTCCACGATTAAAGTGATGTCACAGAGAAAGCCTTTCTTCCGCTGATCCTCAAAACTGGCCAGAACAGTGTCACTGTGAGTGTCTGAGTGTACAACAAGCTGCCCAGAAGGCTCTGATGAtgtttctgccattttctttAGAAGCCAAGAAGCATAAAgcctgaaataagaaaataatgattaaaaacgAGGAAGCATCATCTCACAAAGTTAATCCTAGCCCAAACAAACCTAGTATTCACTTCACATGGTTATCTGAATTTTACCATTTGCCACTTGCAgaaggtgatttaaaaaaaaaaaacaaaaaacaaaaaaaacttaagttGGGATTGTCATTCTTGTACTGTTACCTAGTTGGGTGAGTCTCCAAGATCCCTGTTGCCTCTCAgggtctgttttctcctctgtaaaatgaaggaacGGGAATCAACCATCTCTAAAGTCCTTCCCCAGCACCAACTTTCCATAGCTGCGCACACAATCAGAATGGGAACCACAGCGTCTCGATTTCACGCATTATTAAACATTTCGTCTGTGAAAACATATAAAAGGGGCCAAGAAAATGTACGAAATGAATTTGGGGGTAGCTGCAATGAAATAATAACCTAAGGCTCATCGGGCCTCGCTTCGGAAGCATAGCACGATCGCCCAGGCTGTCCCCAGACAGCGCACCGAGGGGCGGGCGGACGATTCCCCGGAGACCCGGGCCCGCGGAGCGGTGAGCGGGACGCGGGGGAGGCCCCCCCACTCCCGGCCCGGGCCCCTCAGGCGGGACAGGGGAGCATACGGCTGGGCAGCACTCATCACGGCCCGGGACCGCGGGCTCGGGAGGACCTACCTGTCGGGGTGCCCGGCGGGGTCCGGATCGCGGCCGTCCCACCTGGCCGCCTGGATGGCGCACCGGTGCCaaggccacccaggccccctactCCGCAGAATCCGCCGCCGGGGTACCTGCGTCGTCCAGGCTTCTGTCCctgcgccgccgccgctgccgccaaCCCGGAAGCGCCGGCGCCGGGAGCCTGCGCGCGGACGCCGGACCACGTGGCCCGCGGAGGCGCCCGGGGCGGAGCTGCACCGCCCAGAGATCACGGGCGGGTCTTACGTTGGCGGTGAGTTGGGAGCGGAGGATGGGGCGTGGCGTGGTCACTCGGCAATTGCGGAAGTTTTATGTCATATTAGATATATCTCACCGACAGCttaatcagttttgtttcttcccaGATGCCGAAGCTTGCGTTGTCTCCAATACGTGAGGAGTGAATGAAATCGCCTTTACATTCAGTACCATTACCATCATTGTCATCATGTAATGCTAATAGAATAATCATTATTATGTGCCTCTTAATTATTTTTCacatctgtcttttccttttccatcccACTTAGAATGCCTAGTCCAAGGGAGTGAAGAGAGGCGCCCTATCTAGTCAGATCTGAATACTGAGTAATCTTGGGCAGATTGCTTATCCTCTCAATCTTGTTtaccttacctgtaaaatggagatgttaACACTGGTGTCAGCTAGGTTGCGTAGCTGtggggtaaacaagattagggaGGTAATGGATTTAGTGTCTGGTTTAATTCATATCTATTATGATTAAAATGATCATTATCGCTACTCAGACTTTCATCATCTTTCTTCTATAGACTTTAAGGGCTTCTAACTAGTCTTAGTTGTGTGCTGTTCCCTCCAATACACAGAAGTAGGGAGATCTCATCAAGTACAGATCACACCCAGAGACTGGAGGCATTCCCCTGATTAGAATCCACTGTGGCTCCCATGTACCCTCCTAATAAAGGCCAAGCTTCTTGACACCATCTACAAGCCCCAGCCAAATTCAGTCCCCTCCTACTTCTCTCTCCAACTATTTCAGCATTTTCACTCTCTCAGTCTAGGTTTCACCAATACCTAATTGCTTATACAGATCTTCCTCCACTTACAATGGGGTGTTGTCATGATCAATCCattgtaatttgaaaatatgataaattaaaaatatcataagtCATTTAATACACCTAATCTAATTGAACATCACAGCTTAGCCTAGCCGACCTTttaacatgctcagaacacttacattggCCCAGAGTTGAGCAAAATCCTCTAACACAAATCCTATTTTGTAGTAAATGTtgattatctcatgtaatttattgagtactgtactgaaagtgaaaaacagaacgGCTGTATGGGTACAGAGTGGTTGTAAGTTATTTACCCTCACTACTGTGTGGCTGGCTGGGAGCTGCAGCTCACTGCCGCTGACCAGCATCACAAGAGACGATCCCACTGCCTATCACTAGCCGGgcaaaagatcaaaattcaaaatttgaagtacagtttctactaaATGTGTATTGCTTTCACATCATTGTAAAATCAAGAGATTGTAAATCAAACCGTCAGAAGTCAGGGACCATTTGCAATTTATCCCCTTCAACACCCACGTCCAGATCTCCAGCATGCCATCATATTAGCCTCCGAGAGTTTGAAACTGAAGATGTGATTACCGCCCCTTTTAAAATGttaccgtgagaccatgacccgggCCAAAATCAAgcatcggatgcttaacagactgagccacgcaggcacccctatcttCTCATTATCTTgacagggtctttgcagagcagtttttcattttaataagtccagtttatcaatcATTTCTTccatggatcatgcctttggtgttgtatctaaaaagtcattgccatactcagggtcatctaggttttctcccgTTATCTTCTAgggattttatagttttgcattttacattttgatctgtgatccattttgaggtgaTTTGGTGAAAGGTGTAAAGTCTGTGTCTGGAtgcatttttttccatgtggaacgtccagttgttccagcactgtttgttgaaaagactatctttgctctAGTGTAtggtctttgcttctttgtcaacgATCAGTTGACTGTATATAATTAtgtgggctctctcttctgttccactgatctatttgtatattcttttgacaataccacactgtcttgattactgtagccttGTTTTAAGTCTTGAAGTTGCGTGGTGTCAGTCCACTGACTTTGTTATTTTCCTTCAATATTATGCtggctcttctgggtcttttacctctccatataaactttagaatccaCTTGTTAGTGTCCATAAAATAACTTCCtgaaattttgattggaattgcactGAATATACAGATCAAGTTGGGAGGAGCTGACATCTTGACAACATTGAGTCTtactatccatgaacatggaatatttctccattaATTTAGTTATTCAATTTCATTCAATTGAGTTTTGAAGTTGTCCTCATATAGATACTGTACATATTTTGCTAGATTTACACGTAAGTATTTTATCTGGATgctaatataaatgttattgtgTTTTCAAACTCatattccatttgttcattgctgCATATATGAAAGTGACTGACTTTTATATACTAACATCATATACTGCAACCTTGCTATAACTTATTAATTGCaggttttttgctgttgttgttgattcttttgtatttgctatgtagatgatcatgtcatctgtgaacaaagacaattttatttcttccttctcaatcaatatatctttcacttctttttcttgtattaCTGCAATAGGTAGGACTttcagtatgatgttgaaaaagAGTGCTAAGAGGGAACATCCTTACCTTATTTTTGATCTTAGTGGGGAAGCttctagtttctcaccattaagtatggtATAAACTGCAGGTTTTTATAAATGatctttatcaagttgaagtTGTCTTCTATTCCTAGTTCACTGAGAGTTTCTATTAtgaatgttggattttgttaaatgcttttccttcatctatttatatgaccatatggggttttttttctttaacctgttAATGTGatagattacattaattgatttttgaatgttgaaccagccttgcatacttgggataaattccacttagttgtggtgtgtaattctttttatacttgttggattcaatttactaatattttgttgagagtttttacatCCACGTTCATGaaagatattggtctatagttttcttatcttgtaatgtctttgtctggttttggtattagggtattAGTGTAGTGGTGTCCccatagaatgaattaggaaatagccttctgcctctgtcttctgaaagagattgtagagaagtgatataatttcttccttaaatgtttgatagaatttaccagcgaaccatctgggcctggtacTTTCTATTCTgattcaagttttaaaatagatataaCCATTGAGAttgtctatttctatttcttatataccataaaattatCATAGGGAACAAGgacaaaatcaaaacaatgtaggaaaaacaaaaattgaaagcaTTAACCCACAACAAACCCCTAttataagaaggaaaataacCCTACAAGGGAAGTCTGAGATGTAAGATGGAGAGctcacagagagaaaaacagcaaacATGAGGGAAATCTAAACAAACACTgattatgaaaggaaaatgtttaatttggaTAATAAACTATATCcgaaatattgaataaaatagcACTTAAGATGGCAAGTCGGTGAATAGTAGTAAATGTTTTAAGGACAGAGATATTACCTTCAGACTAAGCATGCATGTTAAGAGTAGTGACAGATACTCAGTGGATAGAAATAGAGTGCATACCTTTGAAAACTTTAGCAGAGACATGGAATTAAAAAGTTCCAGTCAGTCCAAAAGAAAGAGGGAACagataaaaaagaatggagaagatGTTGAAAAGTTAGGCAGAGCTAGGTCATGCAAGGTGTTTTATTCTATACGAGCCAGAGTTCTCCAGGTAAACAGAACCAAGGGGATATGTAGAGAGATTTACATTTATTGAAAGGAAATGGCTCAATGATTATGGAGGTTGGGGAGTCTAAAATCTGCAGTGTCACCTGACAGGTTTGAGACCCTGAAGATTTGGTAGTGCAAATGAAGTCTGAAGGCAGACTGCTGGAGAATTCCTTCTTACGGAGGCTGCACTTCATGTTCTATTCTGGCCTTAAACTAATTAgataaggcccacccacactaTAGAGGGTAATCTTCTTAGTCTAGTTCACTGATTTACATTTGAATCTCATCCCAAAATACCCTCCAAGTTGACATACACAATTAACCACACATATGACCAGAGAAAATTGTTTGGATTTTACTTCAATTAAAGTGGGAAGCCATTGGAAGGTTTTTAAAAGGGAATGATGAaacctgatttatttatttaaagactgCTCCAGGTGCTAGATGGAAAGTAGATCTCAGAGGAACAGGAACAGAAGCATGGAAAGTCGGTGAGGGCAGTACAAAACATGAGAAGAGCCCAGACTCATGGACATAGTCTTTGATAGGacttgctgagagagtagatgtGGGGAGTCAAGGAAAGAATGCAATTCAGGTTCATCCCTGTTTGGGACCAAATCAACTGAGTGTACAGTATTACCATTAACTAATCtgagagaaaactggaaaaagagaagCTGGGTGAATAGCAAGTATGGGGTGGACATATTAAATTTCAGATGTCAACTAGATAACCAAGTAAAGATATACAGTAGGCAGATATAGAGAAGAGTCTGGAGTTCAGAGGTGAACGCAGAACTTGAGACATTAATATTAATGTTGGAGTTATCAGAGTATAGATTCTAAATTATCATAAGATCACTTACAGAGTGAATATCGATGGATAAGAGGCTAtccaggttttttttctctttcccctccaaaTTCAATCTCCACCCTTCTTCCCCATCTTTTGGCCCTGGAAACTGCAAGGACTACAACAAAGCCCAGTATCTACTGGCTTCTGGGTGAATTGGGTCAATGGAAAACCCAGGAGGAGTTTAAAGGAAGGAGAAGTTCATGATCATCTAGCAACTGGAGGTTGGTAGAAGTCCTTTGTCATTATGAAGGGCATCAAAACATCCTTGCAGGCTATAACAGTAGACTGTAGCAAGGCAGAAACTACAGTCCAAAGTTTATGTCTTAAATGGGTTTGAGGGGAACAGAAAAGTAATTGACATTGTTCAGTGCCAGTAAGGACAATATAGGGACAATATAGCACTTTACAGAGATTTTACAACACTAATTCAGTAGTGCTCCAGTTTCAAGGCCCCATTTCTTCTGCATCTGATAGGGGTGATGTGtacctatttacatttttatttcctaccCTTGACTGGGGAAGTTTCTTGTAAATAAACGCATGCTTGTATAGACTGAGCAACGTTCAACATGCTTGGTTCACAGGTTTGGTAAATATTCTTGGAATGTCTTTCACCCGGTGGTTAgaatctcaatttttattttttctctgtttttacctgCCTTGATTCTGAAAGGTCAATTTAATTCAGATGTTACCCCTCTAAGAATTCTTCCCAGAACCACCCACAATTAAAGGCTTTCGGGCTTTGTAGATCTATCTCTAGTCAAGCCTtcatttgtaaaagcaaaaacaaagatgaaacaaaaaatcACCGAACACTAGACAGAGGcatgcatatata from Neofelis nebulosa isolate mNeoNeb1 chromosome 6, mNeoNeb1.pri, whole genome shotgun sequence includes these protein-coding regions:
- the ZBTB24 gene encoding zinc finger and BTB domain-containing protein 24 isoform X4, translated to MAETSSEPSGQLVVHSDTHSDTVLASFEDQRKKGFLCDITLIVENVHFRAHKALLAASSEYFSMMFAEEGEIGQSIYMLEGMVADTFGMLLEFIYTGCLQASEKSTEQVLATAQFLKVYDLVKAYTDFQNNHSSPKPTTLSTAGAPVVVISNKKNDPPKRKRGRPRKVNSLQEGKSQLPAEEEIQLRVNNSVQNRHNFVVKEGDSGILNEQIPAKDAEDCEPGRGEEVPAEKDENCDPKTQDGQDSQSRYSKRRIRRSVKLKDYKLVGDEDDQSSARRVCGRRKRPGGPEACCKDCGKVFKYNHFLAIHQRSHTGERPFKCNECGKGFAQKHSLQVHTRMHTGERPYTCTVCSKALTTKHSLLEHMSLHSGQKSFTCDQCGKYFSQKRQLKSHYRVHTGKCFNTNH
- the ZBTB24 gene encoding zinc finger and BTB domain-containing protein 24 isoform X3, translated to MAETSSEPSGQLVVHSDTHSDTVLASFEDQRKKGFLCDITLIVENVHFRAHKALLAASSEYFSMMFAEEGEIGQSIYMLEGMVADTFGMLLEFIYTGCLQASEKSTEQVLATAQFLKVYDLVKAYTDFQNNHSSPKPTTLSTAGAPVVVISNKKNDPPKRKRGRPRKVNSLQEGKSQLPAEEEIQLRVNNSVQNRHNFVVKEGDSGILNEQIPAKDAEDCEPGRGEEVPAEKDENCDPKTQDGQDSQSRYSKRRIRRSVKLKDYKLVGDEDDQSSARRVCGRRKRPGGPEACCKDCGKVFKYNHFLAIHQRSHTGERPFKCNECGKGFAQKHSLQVHTRMHTGERPYTCTVCSKALTTKHSLLEHMSLHSGQKSFTCDQCGKYFSQKRQLKSHYRVHTGHSLPECNHCHRKFMDVSQLKKHLRTHTGEKPFTCEICGKSFTAKSSLQTHIRIHR
- the ZBTB24 gene encoding zinc finger and BTB domain-containing protein 24 isoform X2 translates to MAETSSEPSGQLVVHSDTHSDTVLASFEDQRKKGFLCDITLIVENVHFRAHKALLAASSEYFSMMFAEEGEIGQSIYMLEGMVADTFGMLLEFIYTGCLQASEKSTEQVLATAQFLKVYDLVKAYTDFQNNHSSPKPTTLSTAGAPVVVISNKKNDPPKRKRGRPRKVNSLQEGKSQLPAEEEIQLRVNNSVQNRHNFVVKEGDSGILNEQIPAKDAEDCEPGRGEEVPAEKDENCDPKTQDGQDSQSRYSKRRIRRSVKLKDYKLVGDEDDQSSARRVCGRRKRPGGPEACCKDCGKVFKYNHFLAIHQRSHTGERPFKCNECGKGFAQKHSLQVHTRMHTGERPYTCTVCSKALTTKHSLLEHMSLHSGQKSFTCDQCGKYFSQKRQLKSHYRVHTGHSLPECNHCHRKFMDVSQLKKHLRTHTGEKPFTCEICGKSFTAKSSLQTHIRIHRIRN